ATAGTCTTCGAGACTCAAGAGGACCCTGCTCGGCAATAGGACGTACCTTTGGTGGAGACTtcttggcagtagcagcatcgaAAAACACACTCTTGTGACCGGTACTAAGGTTCTTGATTTCGAGAACCTCATTCCACTTACCAGTGATTTCATACAGAACCTTTCCAGTGGAAATTTTCTTAATCTCACCGTGAATGGCGTTGTAGGTACCAGAAATAAAACCCTTGGTCTTGAATTCAATGTTGCAAATAAGATCGTTATCTTTACACTTGATGACGGCAAAGTCGCCCAATTCGAACTTGAGAGTACCAATCAACACACCTCTGGCATACATATTTGGCTGGGTGATTTCGTACTCTTCAGCTTCGCCATTAGGACTCTTAATATCGAGAAACTTTAAGAAACCAACACCCTCCATAATACTTGCAGCGGAGTTACCAAGAAAACGTGATTTGGGCACAAGAGTACCATCAATACGAATATGGTGTTCGGGCCAGATATAGAAATAGGACGACTTGGGAGGATGGTGAGATGTCTGCTCAGCAATATAATACGATCTAGtattatcatcattatcCCAATAACAAGTGAAATGTTCACCCAGAACAGGGTTCAAAGGTTTCTTTACGGCTTTAGGGGCAATGTGCCAACCCGACAAGTACCACTTGACGACCTGAACGAACCGGTCGACAGGGTCTTTAGTAGCATGAGCCTCGTTGAGGATATATGGATGTTGCAATTGATTTGTGATTCTTTCCAGCATCGACTTGCGCTCCAAGATGAAGGTGGGAAGTGTAATACGCGACAAGTCAGCACCAGCACGTAGTTGACCGATCAAACTAAGAATGATGTTTTGTCCTTCTCCATCGACCTCatcgatatcatcaatatcttcagctgGAGAAGGTGTGTTCTGAGAGGGCGATTTTGAGTGGCCGTGGCCGTGACCATGGCGGCCAAGTAATCCTACTGCCATTTTACTAAACGATGGGGATGAGTTGTCAAGTTTGTTTGCCGTTATTTACTCACTATTAAAAATGTGAGTATCTAACTGAGTTTAATATGTATTACGAACAGAGCTGAATCGAGAATCAAATCGGAACCTCGGAATGACAATCTAAGACGACAAATCGAAAATGGTTGTTGAGAACAATAAATACCAGGCAATTAGAGGTTGAAATTAGTCGATGCCTATTCAACGAGAAGATCCTGAATGTCACTTTTAGTGTCTCTACAAAACTGTTAGATACAATACTACAATACCAAAGAAAGAGCCAAGAAGAGCAAAAGCTAGAAACGGACCGATGTGTCGACTTTTTTTAACAATTGAGTCAAAACCCAGTGGCAATTGAGAATGCAACTTGTTTCTTGCTTTCTACCAGACTAATTTACTATATTTACTGTCGCTGTGGGACCTTCCAGTTGTTTTTCTACCAAAAAAAGTAACCTGTAATATCGTACTAACTTGTAGCCTGCCAATGCTGTTCAGCTGTCCAGACTTCCCCCTCTTTTCTTGCCCTTTATCCTGGTATTTATACTGCTGTTATTCCTTCTCTTTATTTGGCTTTTCGCAGCTATATCGTTCTACTGCCTCAACTTCCTGCTCAACTATCTAACCAGCTAAATTCCAAAGCACGATCGATATCAATCGTTCAATTGCAAAATCCACCCAACTAGCCACCGAATTACACAAACAAATCTTACCTTTAATTCACTATCGATAGAAGACCGactgaagaaaaagagagagaaagcaacaaataaaattacCACAAATTACGA
The Sugiyamaella lignohabitans strain CBS 10342 chromosome A, complete sequence genome window above contains:
- the OSH7 gene encoding oxysterol-binding protein related protein OSH7 (Oxysterol-binding protein; part of family with seven members in S. cerevisiae; family members have overlapping, redundant functions in sterol metabolism and collectively perform a function essential for viability; OSH7 has a paralog, OSH6, that arose from the whole genome duplication; GO_component: GO:0032541 - cortical endoplasmic reticulum [Evidence IDA] [PMID 20008566]; GO_component: GO:0005737 - cytoplasm [Evidence IDA] [PMID 16096648]; GO_component: GO:0016021 - integral component of membrane [Evidence ISM] [PMID 12192589]; GO_function: GO:0008289 - lipid binding [Evidence IEA]; GO_function: GO:0008289 - lipid binding [Evidence IDA] [PMID 20008566]; GO_function: GO:0008142 - oxysterol binding [Evidence ISS] [PMID 11238399]; GO_process: GO:0006897 - endocytosis [Evidence IGI] [PMID 15173322]; GO_process: GO:0006887 - exocytosis [Evidence IGI] [PMID 17004323]; GO_process: GO:0045324 - late endosome to vacuole transport [Evidence IMP] [PMID 16096648]; GO_process: GO:0006869 - lipid transport [Evidence IEA]; GO_process: GO:0030011 - maintenance of cell polarity [Evidence IGI] [PMID 17004323]; GO_process: GO:0016125 - sterol metabolic process [Evidence IGI] [PMID 16096648]; GO_process: GO:0015918 - sterol transport [Evidence IGI] [PMID 16585271]; GO_process: GO:0006810 - transport [Evidence IEA]) — its product is MAVGLLGRHGHGHGHSKSPSQNTPSPAEDIDDIDEVDGEGQNIILSLIGQLRAGADLSRITLPTFILERKSMLERITNQLQHPYILNEAHATKDPVDRFVQVVKWYLSGWHIAPKAVKKPLNPVLGEHFTCYWDNDDNTRSYYIAEQTSHHPPKSSYFYIWPEHHIRIDGTLVPKSRFLGNSAASIMEGVGFLKFLDIKSPNGEAEEYEITQPNMYARGVLIGTLKFELGDFAVIKCKDNDLICNIEFKTKGFISGTYNAIHGEIKKISTGKVLYEITGKWNEVLEIKNLSTGHKSVFFDAATAKKSPPKVRPIAEQGPLESRRLWEKVTNALGARDHTVATDEKFFIEDRQRAEARKREEDGVEFHPKLFKHVDNSPLEYVIYKDIDPLDVKKQTEQVFSIAPILPGQQFHEHFSIPAFKKNPHDTVAATATSTASAPAPGATPTPSGGLNDVSGLKSALPKTSSGTSAASVSGESDDEFVDAES